A genomic region of Gossypium hirsutum isolate 1008001.06 chromosome D01, Gossypium_hirsutum_v2.1, whole genome shotgun sequence contains the following coding sequences:
- the LOC107922511 gene encoding GBF-interacting protein 1-like isoform X4, producing MSNKGSGGGGGGGGGGVGEGSAVSIPDNAKNTIQSIREITGKQHSDEEIYAVLNECFMDPNETAQKLLYLDTFHEVKRKREKKKEIAGTKGPAGRGRRGNYGKDVVGARNASAPKENGVIHTSDRGSASFPASQKVKNNAAPCMTKTPTTIPNGTKTLPNGISNQGHGLPLSVAGVNSETKDGLPLVGPTTISVQLTVTEAPANISAQSFSSLTRDQEKFSSISSASPTSATSTTLSGVYSSASDPLLVPTESWHVGDAGTTEQESGCQLESAETDHIQGNKNAPFDINLSNTEKTASEIRSSMHEKNPPRKSKVAEQTKQSKPIEPALLQVVTSEIAAVTDKANSQLLADSNFPNGQHVTFPTHFRVSEALTDGLTFGSFDASFGQVTRHGIGTSAEITAAYPIETSQGSDETAEEPSSRSKGMLSAMEGDSADQPQPPPDFEKAPKSDDIISSDANLKVDQSTQEMRLHSEGNQSVIPNDPRYGFGLMPASASHFVQFDGLEAQAHDVSRPANFVNGNSSDPSGNSAPPVQSTVTAAPPAVHLYRQPFPPNYFPYLHYFPPFYMHYPPHQFLNSSGVPQQPSTGNMYMPPGVKFPLSQLKPGSNAGNPALLTIPSGYGQLTSPPVGFNLSVPSVTSGSSASKEDLAASQLKENHIYTTGSLNEGSALWMPALGQRFNQLAG from the exons ATGAGCAACAAAGGTagcggcggcggcggcggcggcggcggcggcggcgtAGGTGAGGGGTCTGCGGTGTCGATCCCTGACAATGCAAAGAACACGATCCAAAGCATAAGGGAGATCACAGGGAAGCAACACAGCGATGAAGAAATCTATGCAGTCCTCAATGAGTGTTTTATGGATCCTAATGAAACTGCCCAAAAGCTTCTTTATCTCG ATACATTTCATGAGGTGAAAAGAAAACGTGAAAAGAAAAAGGAG ATAGCTGGTACAAAAGGACCAGCGGGGCGGGGTAGACGAGGGAACTATGGTAAAG ATGTTGTAGGTGCAAGGAATGCATCTGCTCCAAAGGAAAATGGAGTTATTCATACCTCAGATAGAGGTTCTGCGTCTTTTCCAGCATCTCAGAAAGTGAAAAATAATGCAGCACCTTGCATGACTAA AACACCAACCACTATTCCAAATGGCACTAAGACTTTGCCAAATGGGATCTCCAATCAGGGACATGGACTGCCATTGTCTGTTGCTGGTGTTAATAGTGAAACTAAGGACGGCTTACCTTTAGTCGGTCCAACTACAATTTCAGTGCAACTGACTGTTACAGAAGCTCCTGCCAACATTTCTGCTCAGTCCTTTAGCTCTCTGACCAGAGATCAAGAGAAGTTCTCGTCAATATCTAGTGCCTCACCAACTTCTGCCACTTCCACAACCTTGTCTGGTGTCTATTCATCTGCTTCAGATCCTTTGTTGGTGCCAACTGAGTCATGGCATGTTGGTGATGCGGGTACAACAGAACAAGAATCTGGATGCCAACTAGAATCAGCTGAAACAGATCATATTCAAGGAAACAAGAATGCTCCCTTTGATATTAATCTATCTAACACAGAGAAAACAGCCTCGGAAATTCGGAGctcaatgcatgaaaagaatccTCCTAGGAAATCAAAGGTTGCTGAACAGACTAAGCAGTCCAAGCCTATAGAGCCTGCATTGCTACAAG TGGTCACATCTGAGATTGCAGCCGTCACTGATAAAGCAAATTCTCAATTGCTTGCTGATTCAAATTTTCCCAATGGTCAACATGTTACTTTTCCCACCCACTTCCGAGTCTCTGAAGCATTAACAGATGGCTTAACTTTTGGAAGCTTTGATGCTAGTTTTGGACAGGTAACAAGACATGGTATTGGTACTAGTGCGGAGATTACCGCTGCATATCCTATTGAAACTTCTCAGGGTAGTGATGAAACTGCTGAAGAGCCTTCTTCTAG AAGCAAAGGTATGCTATCAGCTATGGAAGGTGATAGTGCTGATCAACCACAACCTCCTCCTGATTTTGAAAAAGCACCCAAATCAGATGACATTATTTCATCTGATGCAAACTTGAAAGTTGATCAGTCAACTCAAGAAATGCGTTTGCACTCAGAGGGTAATCAGAGTGTCATTCCAAATGACCCaagatatggatttggtttaatgCCTGCATCAGCAAGCCACTTTGTGCAGTTTGATGGGCTTGAGGCTCAGGCGCATGATGTTTCTCGCCCTGCAAACTTTGTC AATGGGAATTCTTCAGATCCGTCTGGCAATTCAGCACCACCTGTTCAGAGCACAGTTACTGCTGCCCCACCAGCAGTTCACCTTTACCGACAACCATTTCCACCTAATTACTTCCCTTATCTGCACTATTTTCCACCATTTTATATGCATTATCCACCGCATCAGTTTTTAAACTCGAGTGGGGTCCCTCAGCAACCTTCAACTGGGAACATGTACATGCCACCTGGGGTCAAATTCCCTCTTTCACAGTTAAAGCCTGGAAGCAATGCAGGAAATCCTGCTCTCCTTACAATTCCATCAGGATATGGTCAATTGACTTCTCCACCTGTTGGTTTCAATTTATCTGTTCCATCAGTTACCTCTGGAAGCTCTGCTAGTAAGGAGGATCTTGCAGCATCGCAATTGAAGGAAAATCATATATACACAACTGGATCACTG AATGAAGGTTCGGCTCTCTGGATGCCTGCACTGGGGCAAAGATTTAACCAACTTGCAGGTTAA
- the LOC107922511 gene encoding GBF-interacting protein 1-like isoform X3 has protein sequence MSNKGSGGGGGGGGGGVGEGSAVSIPDNAKNTIQSIREITGKQHSDEEIYAVLNECFMDPNETAQKLLYLDTFHEVKRKREKKKEIAGTKGPAGRGRRGNYGKGARNASAPKENGVIHTSDRGSASFPASQKVKNNAAPCMTKTPTTIPNGTKTLPNGISNQGHGLPLSVAGVNSETKDGLPLVGPTTISVQLTVTEAPANISAQSFSSLTRDQEKFSSISSASPTSATSTTLSGVYSSASDPLLVPTESWHVGDAGTTEQESGCQLESAETDHIQGNKNAPFDINLSNTEKTASEIRSSMHEKNPPRKSKVAEQTKQSKPIEPALLQVVTSEIAAVTDKANSQLLADSNFPNGQHVTFPTHFRVSEALTDGLTFGSFDASFGQVTRHGIGTSAEITAAYPIETSQGSDETAEEPSSRSKGMLSAMEGDSADQPQPPPDFEKAPKSDDIISSDANLKVDQSTQEMRLHSEGNQSVIPNDPRYGFGLMPASASHFVQFDGLEAQAHDVSRPANFVNGNSSDPSGNSAPPVQSTVTAAPPAVHLYRQPFPPNYFPYLHYFPPFYMHYPPHQFLNSSGVPQQPSTGNMYMPPGVKFPLSQLKPGSNAGNPALLTIPSGYGQLTSPPVGFNLSVPSVTSGSSASKEDLAASQLKENHIYTTGSLVGMKVRLSGCLHWGKDLTNLQVNSLYNLSLYGQQVPFSPAAQAGHGAFAGLYQPPQTLASPSNVNNLLQQSQPIAAAVETASALTGAYQQPQLAQMNRNSNY, from the exons ATGAGCAACAAAGGTagcggcggcggcggcggcggcggcggcggcggcgtAGGTGAGGGGTCTGCGGTGTCGATCCCTGACAATGCAAAGAACACGATCCAAAGCATAAGGGAGATCACAGGGAAGCAACACAGCGATGAAGAAATCTATGCAGTCCTCAATGAGTGTTTTATGGATCCTAATGAAACTGCCCAAAAGCTTCTTTATCTCG ATACATTTCATGAGGTGAAAAGAAAACGTGAAAAGAAAAAGGAG ATAGCTGGTACAAAAGGACCAGCGGGGCGGGGTAGACGAGGGAACTATGGTAAAG GTGCAAGGAATGCATCTGCTCCAAAGGAAAATGGAGTTATTCATACCTCAGATAGAGGTTCTGCGTCTTTTCCAGCATCTCAGAAAGTGAAAAATAATGCAGCACCTTGCATGACTAA AACACCAACCACTATTCCAAATGGCACTAAGACTTTGCCAAATGGGATCTCCAATCAGGGACATGGACTGCCATTGTCTGTTGCTGGTGTTAATAGTGAAACTAAGGACGGCTTACCTTTAGTCGGTCCAACTACAATTTCAGTGCAACTGACTGTTACAGAAGCTCCTGCCAACATTTCTGCTCAGTCCTTTAGCTCTCTGACCAGAGATCAAGAGAAGTTCTCGTCAATATCTAGTGCCTCACCAACTTCTGCCACTTCCACAACCTTGTCTGGTGTCTATTCATCTGCTTCAGATCCTTTGTTGGTGCCAACTGAGTCATGGCATGTTGGTGATGCGGGTACAACAGAACAAGAATCTGGATGCCAACTAGAATCAGCTGAAACAGATCATATTCAAGGAAACAAGAATGCTCCCTTTGATATTAATCTATCTAACACAGAGAAAACAGCCTCGGAAATTCGGAGctcaatgcatgaaaagaatccTCCTAGGAAATCAAAGGTTGCTGAACAGACTAAGCAGTCCAAGCCTATAGAGCCTGCATTGCTACAAG TGGTCACATCTGAGATTGCAGCCGTCACTGATAAAGCAAATTCTCAATTGCTTGCTGATTCAAATTTTCCCAATGGTCAACATGTTACTTTTCCCACCCACTTCCGAGTCTCTGAAGCATTAACAGATGGCTTAACTTTTGGAAGCTTTGATGCTAGTTTTGGACAGGTAACAAGACATGGTATTGGTACTAGTGCGGAGATTACCGCTGCATATCCTATTGAAACTTCTCAGGGTAGTGATGAAACTGCTGAAGAGCCTTCTTCTAG AAGCAAAGGTATGCTATCAGCTATGGAAGGTGATAGTGCTGATCAACCACAACCTCCTCCTGATTTTGAAAAAGCACCCAAATCAGATGACATTATTTCATCTGATGCAAACTTGAAAGTTGATCAGTCAACTCAAGAAATGCGTTTGCACTCAGAGGGTAATCAGAGTGTCATTCCAAATGACCCaagatatggatttggtttaatgCCTGCATCAGCAAGCCACTTTGTGCAGTTTGATGGGCTTGAGGCTCAGGCGCATGATGTTTCTCGCCCTGCAAACTTTGTC AATGGGAATTCTTCAGATCCGTCTGGCAATTCAGCACCACCTGTTCAGAGCACAGTTACTGCTGCCCCACCAGCAGTTCACCTTTACCGACAACCATTTCCACCTAATTACTTCCCTTATCTGCACTATTTTCCACCATTTTATATGCATTATCCACCGCATCAGTTTTTAAACTCGAGTGGGGTCCCTCAGCAACCTTCAACTGGGAACATGTACATGCCACCTGGGGTCAAATTCCCTCTTTCACAGTTAAAGCCTGGAAGCAATGCAGGAAATCCTGCTCTCCTTACAATTCCATCAGGATATGGTCAATTGACTTCTCCACCTGTTGGTTTCAATTTATCTGTTCCATCAGTTACCTCTGGAAGCTCTGCTAGTAAGGAGGATCTTGCAGCATCGCAATTGAAGGAAAATCATATATACACAACTGGATCACTGGTTGG AATGAAGGTTCGGCTCTCTGGATGCCTGCACTGGGGCAAAGATTTAACCAACTTGCAGGTTAATTCTTTGTACAACCTCTCTCTTTACGGCCAACAGGTTCCCTTCTCTCCTGCTGCACAGGCTGGTCATGGTGCCTTTGCTGGACTTTATCAGCCACCACAAACATTAGCTTCTCCTTCCAATGTTAATAATCTGCTACAACAGTCTCAGCCCATAGCTGCAGCTGTTGAAACTGCGAGTGCCCTTACTGGTGCTTATCAGCAGCCTCAACTTGCACAGATGAACCGGAACTCTAATTACTGA
- the LOC107922511 gene encoding GBF-interacting protein 1 isoform X5: MTKTPTTIPNGTKTLPNGISNQGHGLPLSVAGVNSETKDGLPLVGPTTISVQLTVTEAPANISAQSFSSLTRDQEKFSSISSASPTSATSTTLSGVYSSASDPLLVPTESWHVGDAGTTEQESGCQLESAETDHIQGNKNAPFDINLSNTEKTASEIRSSMHEKNPPRKSKVAEQTKQSKPIEPALLQVVTSEIAAVTDKANSQLLADSNFPNGQHVTFPTHFRVSEALTDGLTFGSFDASFGQVTRHGIGTSAEITAAYPIETSQGSDETAEEPSSRSKGMLSAMEGDSADQPQPPPDFEKAPKSDDIISSDANLKVDQSTQEMRLHSEGNQSVIPNDPRYGFGLMPASASHFVQFDGLEAQAHDVSRPANFVNGNSSDPSGNSAPPVQSTVTAAPPAVHLYRQPFPPNYFPYLHYFPPFYMHYPPHQFLNSSGVPQQPSTGNMYMPPGVKFPLSQLKPGSNAGNPALLTIPSGYGQLTSPPVGFNLSVPSVTSGSSASKEDLAASQLKENHIYTTGSLVGMKVRLSGCLHWGKDLTNLQVNSLYNLSLYGQQVPFSPAAQAGHGAFAGLYQPPQTLASPSNVNNLLQQSQPIAAAVETASALTGAYQQPQLAQMNRNSNY, encoded by the exons ATGACTAA AACACCAACCACTATTCCAAATGGCACTAAGACTTTGCCAAATGGGATCTCCAATCAGGGACATGGACTGCCATTGTCTGTTGCTGGTGTTAATAGTGAAACTAAGGACGGCTTACCTTTAGTCGGTCCAACTACAATTTCAGTGCAACTGACTGTTACAGAAGCTCCTGCCAACATTTCTGCTCAGTCCTTTAGCTCTCTGACCAGAGATCAAGAGAAGTTCTCGTCAATATCTAGTGCCTCACCAACTTCTGCCACTTCCACAACCTTGTCTGGTGTCTATTCATCTGCTTCAGATCCTTTGTTGGTGCCAACTGAGTCATGGCATGTTGGTGATGCGGGTACAACAGAACAAGAATCTGGATGCCAACTAGAATCAGCTGAAACAGATCATATTCAAGGAAACAAGAATGCTCCCTTTGATATTAATCTATCTAACACAGAGAAAACAGCCTCGGAAATTCGGAGctcaatgcatgaaaagaatccTCCTAGGAAATCAAAGGTTGCTGAACAGACTAAGCAGTCCAAGCCTATAGAGCCTGCATTGCTACAAG TGGTCACATCTGAGATTGCAGCCGTCACTGATAAAGCAAATTCTCAATTGCTTGCTGATTCAAATTTTCCCAATGGTCAACATGTTACTTTTCCCACCCACTTCCGAGTCTCTGAAGCATTAACAGATGGCTTAACTTTTGGAAGCTTTGATGCTAGTTTTGGACAGGTAACAAGACATGGTATTGGTACTAGTGCGGAGATTACCGCTGCATATCCTATTGAAACTTCTCAGGGTAGTGATGAAACTGCTGAAGAGCCTTCTTCTAG AAGCAAAGGTATGCTATCAGCTATGGAAGGTGATAGTGCTGATCAACCACAACCTCCTCCTGATTTTGAAAAAGCACCCAAATCAGATGACATTATTTCATCTGATGCAAACTTGAAAGTTGATCAGTCAACTCAAGAAATGCGTTTGCACTCAGAGGGTAATCAGAGTGTCATTCCAAATGACCCaagatatggatttggtttaatgCCTGCATCAGCAAGCCACTTTGTGCAGTTTGATGGGCTTGAGGCTCAGGCGCATGATGTTTCTCGCCCTGCAAACTTTGTC AATGGGAATTCTTCAGATCCGTCTGGCAATTCAGCACCACCTGTTCAGAGCACAGTTACTGCTGCCCCACCAGCAGTTCACCTTTACCGACAACCATTTCCACCTAATTACTTCCCTTATCTGCACTATTTTCCACCATTTTATATGCATTATCCACCGCATCAGTTTTTAAACTCGAGTGGGGTCCCTCAGCAACCTTCAACTGGGAACATGTACATGCCACCTGGGGTCAAATTCCCTCTTTCACAGTTAAAGCCTGGAAGCAATGCAGGAAATCCTGCTCTCCTTACAATTCCATCAGGATATGGTCAATTGACTTCTCCACCTGTTGGTTTCAATTTATCTGTTCCATCAGTTACCTCTGGAAGCTCTGCTAGTAAGGAGGATCTTGCAGCATCGCAATTGAAGGAAAATCATATATACACAACTGGATCACTGGTTGG AATGAAGGTTCGGCTCTCTGGATGCCTGCACTGGGGCAAAGATTTAACCAACTTGCAGGTTAATTCTTTGTACAACCTCTCTCTTTACGGCCAACAGGTTCCCTTCTCTCCTGCTGCACAGGCTGGTCATGGTGCCTTTGCTGGACTTTATCAGCCACCACAAACATTAGCTTCTCCTTCCAATGTTAATAATCTGCTACAACAGTCTCAGCCCATAGCTGCAGCTGTTGAAACTGCGAGTGCCCTTACTGGTGCTTATCAGCAGCCTCAACTTGCACAGATGAACCGGAACTCTAATTACTGA
- the LOC107922511 gene encoding GBF-interacting protein 1-like isoform X1 — MSNKGSGGGGGGGGGGVGEGSAVSIPDNAKNTIQSIREITGKQHSDEEIYAVLNECFMDPNETAQKLLYLDTFHEVKRKREKKKEIAGTKGPAGRGRRGNYGKDVVGARNASAPKENGVIHTSDRGSASFPASQKVKNNAAPCMTKTPTTIPNGTKTLPNGISNQGHGLPLSVAGVNSETKDGLPLVGPTTISVQLTVTEAPANISAQSFSSLTRDQEKFSSISSASPTSATSTTLSGVYSSASDPLLVPTESWHVGDAGTTEQESGCQLESAETDHIQGNKNAPFDINLSNTEKTASEIRSSMHEKNPPRKSKVAEQTKQSKPIEPALLQVVTSEIAAVTDKANSQLLADSNFPNGQHVTFPTHFRVSEALTDGLTFGSFDASFGQVTRHGIGTSAEITAAYPIETSQGSDETAEEPSSRSKGMLSAMEGDSADQPQPPPDFEKAPKSDDIISSDANLKVDQSTQEMRLHSEGNQSVIPNDPRYGFGLMPASASHFVQFDGLEAQAHDVSRPANFVNGNSSDPSGNSAPPVQSTVTAAPPAVHLYRQPFPPNYFPYLHYFPPFYMHYPPHQFLNSSGVPQQPSTGNMYMPPGVKFPLSQLKPGSNAGNPALLTIPSGYGQLTSPPVGFNLSVPSVTSGSSASKEDLAASQLKENHIYTTGSLVGMKVRLSGCLHWGKDLTNLQVNSLYNLSLYGQQVPFSPAAQAGHGAFAGLYQPPQTLASPSNVNNLLQQSQPIAAAVETASALTGAYQQPQLAQMNRNSNY, encoded by the exons ATGAGCAACAAAGGTagcggcggcggcggcggcggcggcggcggcggcgtAGGTGAGGGGTCTGCGGTGTCGATCCCTGACAATGCAAAGAACACGATCCAAAGCATAAGGGAGATCACAGGGAAGCAACACAGCGATGAAGAAATCTATGCAGTCCTCAATGAGTGTTTTATGGATCCTAATGAAACTGCCCAAAAGCTTCTTTATCTCG ATACATTTCATGAGGTGAAAAGAAAACGTGAAAAGAAAAAGGAG ATAGCTGGTACAAAAGGACCAGCGGGGCGGGGTAGACGAGGGAACTATGGTAAAG ATGTTGTAGGTGCAAGGAATGCATCTGCTCCAAAGGAAAATGGAGTTATTCATACCTCAGATAGAGGTTCTGCGTCTTTTCCAGCATCTCAGAAAGTGAAAAATAATGCAGCACCTTGCATGACTAA AACACCAACCACTATTCCAAATGGCACTAAGACTTTGCCAAATGGGATCTCCAATCAGGGACATGGACTGCCATTGTCTGTTGCTGGTGTTAATAGTGAAACTAAGGACGGCTTACCTTTAGTCGGTCCAACTACAATTTCAGTGCAACTGACTGTTACAGAAGCTCCTGCCAACATTTCTGCTCAGTCCTTTAGCTCTCTGACCAGAGATCAAGAGAAGTTCTCGTCAATATCTAGTGCCTCACCAACTTCTGCCACTTCCACAACCTTGTCTGGTGTCTATTCATCTGCTTCAGATCCTTTGTTGGTGCCAACTGAGTCATGGCATGTTGGTGATGCGGGTACAACAGAACAAGAATCTGGATGCCAACTAGAATCAGCTGAAACAGATCATATTCAAGGAAACAAGAATGCTCCCTTTGATATTAATCTATCTAACACAGAGAAAACAGCCTCGGAAATTCGGAGctcaatgcatgaaaagaatccTCCTAGGAAATCAAAGGTTGCTGAACAGACTAAGCAGTCCAAGCCTATAGAGCCTGCATTGCTACAAG TGGTCACATCTGAGATTGCAGCCGTCACTGATAAAGCAAATTCTCAATTGCTTGCTGATTCAAATTTTCCCAATGGTCAACATGTTACTTTTCCCACCCACTTCCGAGTCTCTGAAGCATTAACAGATGGCTTAACTTTTGGAAGCTTTGATGCTAGTTTTGGACAGGTAACAAGACATGGTATTGGTACTAGTGCGGAGATTACCGCTGCATATCCTATTGAAACTTCTCAGGGTAGTGATGAAACTGCTGAAGAGCCTTCTTCTAG AAGCAAAGGTATGCTATCAGCTATGGAAGGTGATAGTGCTGATCAACCACAACCTCCTCCTGATTTTGAAAAAGCACCCAAATCAGATGACATTATTTCATCTGATGCAAACTTGAAAGTTGATCAGTCAACTCAAGAAATGCGTTTGCACTCAGAGGGTAATCAGAGTGTCATTCCAAATGACCCaagatatggatttggtttaatgCCTGCATCAGCAAGCCACTTTGTGCAGTTTGATGGGCTTGAGGCTCAGGCGCATGATGTTTCTCGCCCTGCAAACTTTGTC AATGGGAATTCTTCAGATCCGTCTGGCAATTCAGCACCACCTGTTCAGAGCACAGTTACTGCTGCCCCACCAGCAGTTCACCTTTACCGACAACCATTTCCACCTAATTACTTCCCTTATCTGCACTATTTTCCACCATTTTATATGCATTATCCACCGCATCAGTTTTTAAACTCGAGTGGGGTCCCTCAGCAACCTTCAACTGGGAACATGTACATGCCACCTGGGGTCAAATTCCCTCTTTCACAGTTAAAGCCTGGAAGCAATGCAGGAAATCCTGCTCTCCTTACAATTCCATCAGGATATGGTCAATTGACTTCTCCACCTGTTGGTTTCAATTTATCTGTTCCATCAGTTACCTCTGGAAGCTCTGCTAGTAAGGAGGATCTTGCAGCATCGCAATTGAAGGAAAATCATATATACACAACTGGATCACTGGTTGG AATGAAGGTTCGGCTCTCTGGATGCCTGCACTGGGGCAAAGATTTAACCAACTTGCAGGTTAATTCTTTGTACAACCTCTCTCTTTACGGCCAACAGGTTCCCTTCTCTCCTGCTGCACAGGCTGGTCATGGTGCCTTTGCTGGACTTTATCAGCCACCACAAACATTAGCTTCTCCTTCCAATGTTAATAATCTGCTACAACAGTCTCAGCCCATAGCTGCAGCTGTTGAAACTGCGAGTGCCCTTACTGGTGCTTATCAGCAGCCTCAACTTGCACAGATGAACCGGAACTCTAATTACTGA
- the LOC107922511 gene encoding GBF-interacting protein 1-like isoform X2: protein MSNKGSGGGGGGGGGGVGEGSAVSIPDNAKNTIQSIREITGKQHSDEEIYAVLNECFMDPNETAQKLLYLDTFHEVKRKREKKKEIAGTKGPAGRGRRGNYDVVGARNASAPKENGVIHTSDRGSASFPASQKVKNNAAPCMTKTPTTIPNGTKTLPNGISNQGHGLPLSVAGVNSETKDGLPLVGPTTISVQLTVTEAPANISAQSFSSLTRDQEKFSSISSASPTSATSTTLSGVYSSASDPLLVPTESWHVGDAGTTEQESGCQLESAETDHIQGNKNAPFDINLSNTEKTASEIRSSMHEKNPPRKSKVAEQTKQSKPIEPALLQVVTSEIAAVTDKANSQLLADSNFPNGQHVTFPTHFRVSEALTDGLTFGSFDASFGQVTRHGIGTSAEITAAYPIETSQGSDETAEEPSSRSKGMLSAMEGDSADQPQPPPDFEKAPKSDDIISSDANLKVDQSTQEMRLHSEGNQSVIPNDPRYGFGLMPASASHFVQFDGLEAQAHDVSRPANFVNGNSSDPSGNSAPPVQSTVTAAPPAVHLYRQPFPPNYFPYLHYFPPFYMHYPPHQFLNSSGVPQQPSTGNMYMPPGVKFPLSQLKPGSNAGNPALLTIPSGYGQLTSPPVGFNLSVPSVTSGSSASKEDLAASQLKENHIYTTGSLVGMKVRLSGCLHWGKDLTNLQVNSLYNLSLYGQQVPFSPAAQAGHGAFAGLYQPPQTLASPSNVNNLLQQSQPIAAAVETASALTGAYQQPQLAQMNRNSNY from the exons ATGAGCAACAAAGGTagcggcggcggcggcggcggcggcggcggcggcgtAGGTGAGGGGTCTGCGGTGTCGATCCCTGACAATGCAAAGAACACGATCCAAAGCATAAGGGAGATCACAGGGAAGCAACACAGCGATGAAGAAATCTATGCAGTCCTCAATGAGTGTTTTATGGATCCTAATGAAACTGCCCAAAAGCTTCTTTATCTCG ATACATTTCATGAGGTGAAAAGAAAACGTGAAAAGAAAAAGGAG ATAGCTGGTACAAAAGGACCAGCGGGGCGGGGTAGACGAGGGAACTATG ATGTTGTAGGTGCAAGGAATGCATCTGCTCCAAAGGAAAATGGAGTTATTCATACCTCAGATAGAGGTTCTGCGTCTTTTCCAGCATCTCAGAAAGTGAAAAATAATGCAGCACCTTGCATGACTAA AACACCAACCACTATTCCAAATGGCACTAAGACTTTGCCAAATGGGATCTCCAATCAGGGACATGGACTGCCATTGTCTGTTGCTGGTGTTAATAGTGAAACTAAGGACGGCTTACCTTTAGTCGGTCCAACTACAATTTCAGTGCAACTGACTGTTACAGAAGCTCCTGCCAACATTTCTGCTCAGTCCTTTAGCTCTCTGACCAGAGATCAAGAGAAGTTCTCGTCAATATCTAGTGCCTCACCAACTTCTGCCACTTCCACAACCTTGTCTGGTGTCTATTCATCTGCTTCAGATCCTTTGTTGGTGCCAACTGAGTCATGGCATGTTGGTGATGCGGGTACAACAGAACAAGAATCTGGATGCCAACTAGAATCAGCTGAAACAGATCATATTCAAGGAAACAAGAATGCTCCCTTTGATATTAATCTATCTAACACAGAGAAAACAGCCTCGGAAATTCGGAGctcaatgcatgaaaagaatccTCCTAGGAAATCAAAGGTTGCTGAACAGACTAAGCAGTCCAAGCCTATAGAGCCTGCATTGCTACAAG TGGTCACATCTGAGATTGCAGCCGTCACTGATAAAGCAAATTCTCAATTGCTTGCTGATTCAAATTTTCCCAATGGTCAACATGTTACTTTTCCCACCCACTTCCGAGTCTCTGAAGCATTAACAGATGGCTTAACTTTTGGAAGCTTTGATGCTAGTTTTGGACAGGTAACAAGACATGGTATTGGTACTAGTGCGGAGATTACCGCTGCATATCCTATTGAAACTTCTCAGGGTAGTGATGAAACTGCTGAAGAGCCTTCTTCTAG AAGCAAAGGTATGCTATCAGCTATGGAAGGTGATAGTGCTGATCAACCACAACCTCCTCCTGATTTTGAAAAAGCACCCAAATCAGATGACATTATTTCATCTGATGCAAACTTGAAAGTTGATCAGTCAACTCAAGAAATGCGTTTGCACTCAGAGGGTAATCAGAGTGTCATTCCAAATGACCCaagatatggatttggtttaatgCCTGCATCAGCAAGCCACTTTGTGCAGTTTGATGGGCTTGAGGCTCAGGCGCATGATGTTTCTCGCCCTGCAAACTTTGTC AATGGGAATTCTTCAGATCCGTCTGGCAATTCAGCACCACCTGTTCAGAGCACAGTTACTGCTGCCCCACCAGCAGTTCACCTTTACCGACAACCATTTCCACCTAATTACTTCCCTTATCTGCACTATTTTCCACCATTTTATATGCATTATCCACCGCATCAGTTTTTAAACTCGAGTGGGGTCCCTCAGCAACCTTCAACTGGGAACATGTACATGCCACCTGGGGTCAAATTCCCTCTTTCACAGTTAAAGCCTGGAAGCAATGCAGGAAATCCTGCTCTCCTTACAATTCCATCAGGATATGGTCAATTGACTTCTCCACCTGTTGGTTTCAATTTATCTGTTCCATCAGTTACCTCTGGAAGCTCTGCTAGTAAGGAGGATCTTGCAGCATCGCAATTGAAGGAAAATCATATATACACAACTGGATCACTGGTTGG AATGAAGGTTCGGCTCTCTGGATGCCTGCACTGGGGCAAAGATTTAACCAACTTGCAGGTTAATTCTTTGTACAACCTCTCTCTTTACGGCCAACAGGTTCCCTTCTCTCCTGCTGCACAGGCTGGTCATGGTGCCTTTGCTGGACTTTATCAGCCACCACAAACATTAGCTTCTCCTTCCAATGTTAATAATCTGCTACAACAGTCTCAGCCCATAGCTGCAGCTGTTGAAACTGCGAGTGCCCTTACTGGTGCTTATCAGCAGCCTCAACTTGCACAGATGAACCGGAACTCTAATTACTGA